In Stomoxys calcitrans chromosome 2, idStoCalc2.1, whole genome shotgun sequence, the following proteins share a genomic window:
- the LOC106092262 gene encoding esterase B1 → MQYNLGIKTIEGSEDCLYVNVYVKELKSPKPLPVMVWIYGGGFQVGESSRDIYCPDYFLQRDVVFVTFNYRLGILGFLCLDDPDLNIPGNAGLKDQVLALKWVKQNIYAFNGDPNNITIFGESAGGASTQFMLMTPQTRGLFHKAIIQSGSILCPWAFTDKHDLGYKFARHIGYKGESDDKSVYQYLSQKSARSLFFDDLSIMSKEDLMNQLIVLMRPVVEPYETLDCVVNKPFVQFMREGWGNEIPLMIGGNSFEGLLHYATVHKNNFIIDELSDYVNLLPDDVQRMRPQQELKEKALRLEQVYFGGVKPNFKENFYQFLDLLSYRSFWHGIHRSISARGMYARDVPTYCYYFDFDSEYFNLFRTVMCGPSVRGTCHADDISYLFHGAVSGKLKTGTKEYICMQRMIGMWYSFALTTNPNCEEIYPTLWKPIEDYSMPIKCLSIADDVEMMDLPIYNKLRVWDEFYEPEELL, encoded by the exons TTTGGGAATAAAAACGATAGAAGGCTCAGAGGATTGTTTGTATGTGAATGTGTATGTGAAGGAG CTCAAAAGTCCAAAACCTTTGCCAGTGATGGTGTGGATATACGGAGGAGGCTTTCAGGTAGGCGAGTCTTCCAGAGATATATACTGCCCGGATTACTTTTTGCAACGAGATGTGGTTTTTGTCACTTTCAATTACAGATTGGGAATATTAG GATTTCTGTGTTTAGATGATCCCGATCTAAATATTCCTGGTAACGCTGGCTTAAAGGATCAAGTTCTAGCCTTGAAATGGgtgaaacaaaatatatatgccTTCAATGGTGATCCCAATAATATTACCATTTTTGGAGAGAGTGCTGGTGGTGCCTCTACGCAGTTTATGTTGATGACTCCCCAAACTAGGGGACTATTTCACAAAGCCATAATACAATCGGGTTCGATATTATGTCCCTGGGCCTTTACCGACAAGCATGATTTGGGCTATAAATTTGCCCGCCATATTGGTTACAAGGGAGAGAGCGATGACAAGAGTGTCTACCAGTATTTGTCCCAGAAGTCAGCGCGTAGTTTGTTTTTCGATGATCTGTCTATTATGTCCAAGGAGGATTTAATGAACCAATTGATTGTCCTTATGCGTCCTGTCGTGGAGCCCTACGAGACCTTGGACTGTGTGGTCAATAAGCCATTTGTTCAATTCATGAGGGAGGGTTGGGGAAACGAAATTCCCCTGATGATTGGCGGAAATTCGTTCGAGGGTCTTTTGCATTATGCCACAGTTCATAAAAACAATTTCATCATAGACGAGTTAAGTGATTACGTCAATCTGCTGCCTGATGATGTCCAACGCATGCGACCGCAGCAAGAACTTAAAGAAAAGGCTTTGCGTTTGGAGCAGGTCTACTTTGGTGGTGTGAAGCCCAACTTCAAGGAAAACTTTTATCAATTTTTAGATCTCTTGAGTTATAGATCGTTTTGGCATGGAATTCACAGATCGATAAGTGCTAGAGGCATGTATGCTCGCGATGTGCCAACCTACTGTTATTACTTCGATTTCGATTCAGAGTATTTCAATCTCTTTCGTACTGTGATGTGTGGTCCTTCGGTGCGTGGCACATGCCATGCCGATGATATTTCCTATCTCTTTCATGGTGCCGTTTCGGGCAAATTGAAAACtggcaccaaggaatacatcTGCATGCAACGCATGATTGGCATGTGGTATAGCTTTGCTTTGACTACCAATCCTAACTGTGAAGAAATTTACCCTACGTTATGGAAGCCAATCGAGGACTATAGCATGCCCATCAAATGTTTGTCCATAGCAGATGATGTGGAAATGATGGATTTGCCTATATACAATAAACTGAGAGTATGGGATGAATTCTATGAGCCAGAAGAGCTGTTGTAA